From Rhodobium gokarnense, a single genomic window includes:
- a CDS encoding adenylate/guanylate cyclase domain-containing protein: MNVVDLPTPEFTKTKPLPQERWLKAKAAIGWLLGDGRRATDGATFIEGLCAHARAAGLPVERAAIAIRLLHSEYAGLGFHWQLGQPATINPYAYTPGPSPAYDNSPYKAAHDTGEWVMLWLADTPDDAYGIVPELKAGGYTHYICIPFSSRFGLSNGLTLATRDPAGFSDDDLMVIAMLAPAVAAAAEILSLDRMLDDLLRIYLGDEPHRRVLEGNVHRGEVTRVRAAILFADMRQFTTLSLDMSAEAVTGLLNRYYDCVVPAVEERGGEILKFIGDGVLAMFPAEEGSSGDACQAAYAAAKDVQKRAARIGAEAEPGFSVGVALHFGRVAYGNVGSGHRLDFTMIGRDVNAASRIASLCGELQRKILMSKDFAERLKGDPTRYLGAYPLRGIPGLQEIHEVSCGPDPSVAPA, encoded by the coding sequence GTGAACGTTGTCGATCTCCCGACCCCGGAATTCACCAAGACCAAGCCGCTGCCCCAGGAGCGGTGGCTGAAGGCCAAGGCCGCGATCGGCTGGCTGCTCGGCGACGGCCGGCGCGCCACCGACGGCGCCACCTTCATCGAGGGCCTGTGCGCCCATGCCCGCGCCGCCGGCCTTCCCGTGGAACGGGCCGCGATCGCCATCCGGCTCCTGCATTCCGAATATGCCGGCCTCGGCTTCCACTGGCAGCTCGGCCAGCCGGCGACCATCAACCCCTACGCCTATACGCCCGGGCCCTCGCCGGCCTATGACAACAGCCCCTACAAGGCCGCCCACGACACCGGCGAATGGGTCATGCTGTGGCTCGCCGACACGCCCGACGACGCCTATGGCATCGTGCCGGAGCTGAAGGCGGGCGGCTATACCCACTATATCTGCATCCCGTTCTCCTCCCGCTTCGGCCTCTCCAACGGGCTGACGCTGGCGACCCGTGATCCGGCCGGCTTTTCCGATGACGATCTGATGGTCATCGCGATGCTGGCCCCGGCCGTTGCCGCGGCGGCGGAAATCCTTTCCCTCGACCGCATGCTCGACGACCTCCTCCGGATCTATCTCGGCGACGAGCCGCACCGGCGGGTGCTGGAGGGCAATGTCCACCGCGGCGAGGTCACGCGCGTGCGCGCGGCGATCCTCTTTGCCGACATGCGCCAGTTCACGACCCTGTCGCTCGACATGTCGGCCGAGGCCGTCACCGGGCTCCTCAACCGTTACTACGACTGCGTGGTGCCGGCCGTGGAGGAGCGGGGCGGTGAGATCCTGAAATTCATCGGCGACGGCGTCCTTGCCATGTTCCCGGCCGAGGAAGGATCGAGCGGCGATGCCTGCCAGGCGGCCTATGCGGCGGCCAAGGACGTGCAGAAGCGGGCAGCGCGGATCGGGGCGGAGGCCGAGCCCGGCTTTTCCGTCGGCGTGGCGCTGCATTTCGGCCGCGTTGCCTATGGCAATGTGGGCTCCGGCCACCGGCTCGACTTCACCATGATCGGCCGCGACGTCAACGCGGCAAGCCGGATCGCCAGCCTGTGCGGCGAGTTGCAGCGCAAGATCCTGATGTCGAAGGACTTCGCCGAGCGGCTGAAGGGCGACCCGACGCGCTATCTCGGCGCCTATCCGTTGCGCGGCATTCCCGGCCTGCAGGAGATCCACGAGGTTTCCTGCGGCCCCGATCCGTCCGTCGCGCCGGCCTGA
- a CDS encoding GntG family PLP-dependent aldolase translates to MVVQHPAAIEPGNEAIDLRSDTVTKPTEAMYERMRSAPLGDDGLDGDPTALELERRTADLLGKEAGVFVPTCTMANLIAVLAQAQRADQILVGDNAHMLRMERGNAIFTGVCIRAVPTFRGAVDRDAVAEILTVDRSRIATSLICLETSHNAAGGTVLTLPHMEAIRALAAEYGIRVHLDGARIFNAAVALDVAPERIASHADTVAICLSKGLSAPAGAVLVGPAETIRRARQMRKLLGGTQRQIGVLAAAGIEAIEVMRHRLGEDHARAARLSEALNRAGTTLAASTPETNIVQVDVSKTGRTSFEWVDALTAGGVLTRTVDPALLRCVTHRHITDADIDRAAGVFLTLAGQEQHA, encoded by the coding sequence ATGGTCGTTCAACACCCCGCCGCGATCGAACCTGGCAACGAGGCCATCGACCTGCGCAGCGACACCGTCACCAAGCCGACCGAGGCGATGTATGAGCGCATGCGGAGCGCGCCGCTCGGCGACGACGGGCTCGACGGCGATCCGACCGCGCTCGAACTGGAACGGCGCACGGCCGACCTCCTCGGCAAGGAGGCCGGCGTCTTCGTTCCCACCTGCACCATGGCCAATCTGATCGCCGTCCTGGCGCAGGCCCAGCGCGCCGACCAGATCCTCGTCGGGGACAACGCCCACATGCTCCGGATGGAGCGAGGCAACGCGATCTTCACCGGCGTTTGCATCAGGGCCGTCCCGACCTTCCGCGGCGCCGTCGACCGCGACGCCGTCGCGGAGATCCTGACCGTCGACCGCAGCCGCATCGCGACCTCGCTGATCTGCCTGGAAACCTCGCACAATGCCGCCGGCGGCACCGTACTGACGTTGCCGCACATGGAAGCGATCCGCGCCTTGGCGGCGGAATACGGCATCAGGGTCCATCTCGACGGTGCCCGGATCTTCAATGCCGCGGTCGCCCTCGATGTCGCCCCCGAGCGGATCGCGTCCCATGCCGATACCGTCGCCATCTGCCTGTCCAAGGGGTTGAGCGCGCCGGCCGGAGCCGTGCTGGTCGGCCCCGCCGAGACGATCCGGCGGGCGCGCCAGATGCGCAAGCTGCTGGGCGGCACGCAGCGCCAGATCGGCGTCCTTGCGGCGGCCGGCATCGAGGCTATCGAGGTCATGCGCCACCGGCTCGGCGAAGACCACGCCCGCGCCGCCCGCCTCAGCGAGGCCCTCAACAGGGCAGGAACGACGCTGGCGGCGAGCACGCCTGAAACCAACATCGTCCAGGTCGACGTCTCGAAAACGGGCCGCACGAGCTTTGAATGGGTCGACGCGCTGACCGCCGGCGGCGTCCTGACGCGCACCGTCGACCCTGCCCTGCTGCGCTGCGTCACCCATCGCCATATCACGGACGCGGACATCGACCGGGCAGCAGGCGTCTTCCTCACCCTCGCCGGCCAGGAGCAGCACGCGTAA
- a CDS encoding LysR substrate-binding domain-containing protein: protein MTARRMGLQHIETFRAVVMTGSMTRAAEELHTSQPQISRLIGQLEEIAGFSLFTRNGTRIATSAEGAKFFEEVEKAFVGLKTLEAAADDIRSFRAQNLRVAAMPRLAGGLLTRAVAALKTDYPDVMVSIHSGTASAVDTWVGSGICDVGLVMLYGAGGTGLDMVPVSTSQCVCVLPAGHRLADREAVGAADLAGERFIAFSSGGSLRRQVDAFFREEGVEPAIAVETDLGASACALVRAGLGVSIINPMAALEEAAGMDIVVRPVRPELTVTLGLIFPPYRQRTRLVDLFEDYSRATIGDALRGAFAAPGGRTR from the coding sequence ATGACCGCCAGACGCATGGGACTGCAGCATATCGAGACCTTTCGGGCCGTCGTCATGACCGGCTCCATGACCCGTGCCGCGGAGGAACTGCACACCTCGCAGCCGCAGATCAGCCGGCTGATCGGCCAACTGGAAGAGATCGCCGGCTTTTCCCTGTTCACCCGCAACGGCACGCGCATCGCCACATCGGCGGAGGGCGCGAAGTTCTTCGAGGAGGTGGAAAAGGCCTTCGTCGGGCTGAAGACCCTGGAGGCGGCGGCCGACGATATCCGCTCGTTCCGGGCGCAGAACCTCAGGGTCGCCGCCATGCCGCGGCTCGCCGGCGGACTGCTCACCCGGGCGGTCGCGGCGCTTAAGACCGATTATCCCGATGTCATGGTGTCGATCCATTCGGGCACGGCCAGCGCCGTCGATACCTGGGTGGGGTCCGGTATCTGCGACGTCGGCCTCGTCATGCTGTACGGCGCCGGCGGCACGGGGCTCGACATGGTGCCGGTGTCGACGTCCCAGTGCGTGTGCGTCCTGCCGGCCGGGCATCGGCTTGCGGACCGGGAGGCCGTGGGCGCTGCCGACCTTGCCGGCGAGCGTTTCATCGCCTTTTCCAGCGGCGGTTCCCTGCGTCGCCAGGTCGATGCGTTCTTTCGCGAGGAGGGCGTGGAGCCGGCGATCGCGGTGGAGACCGATCTCGGCGCTTCGGCCTGCGCGCTGGTGCGCGCCGGGCTCGGGGTCAGCATCATCAATCCGATGGCGGCGCTGGAGGAGGCCGCCGGGATGGACATCGTCGTTCGCCCGGTCCGGCCCGAACTGACGGTGACGCTGGGGCTGATCTTTCCGCCGTATCGCCAACGCACGAGACTGGTCGACCTGTTCGAGGATTATTCACGCGCGACCATCGGCGACGCCCTGCGCGGCGCCTTCGCGGCACCGGGCGGCCGCACGCGTTGA
- a CDS encoding GntR family transcriptional regulator: MAETNHAAGAGRGVPLYQQIRNHLLELMESGQLQPGDKLPSENALAKQFSTTRATVVSGFQQLVHEGRVVRKAGRGSFVAERTVDAALVSSGVQSIEEQLARQGAVVSYKFLRFDLTQPNDKVRAALGLGEGEDVYRLERVRLSDGRPISLEIRHIRRDLGRGITVRALEEMAFIDILHRELGLSPDKIVGTLTATAATEKQAGLLAIRPGTPLVLREYTFYDGDDQPLTHGESCYRNDVRFQYTSGA; encoded by the coding sequence TTGGCCGAGACGAACCATGCCGCCGGCGCCGGGAGGGGGGTGCCGCTGTACCAGCAGATTCGCAATCACTTGCTGGAGCTGATGGAGTCCGGCCAGCTCCAGCCCGGGGATAAGCTGCCGTCGGAAAACGCGCTTGCCAAACAGTTCAGCACGACGCGCGCGACGGTGGTCAGCGGCTTCCAGCAACTGGTCCATGAGGGACGGGTGGTGCGCAAGGCCGGCCGCGGCTCGTTCGTCGCCGAACGCACGGTCGATGCCGCGCTGGTCTCCTCCGGCGTGCAGTCGATCGAGGAGCAGCTGGCGCGCCAGGGCGCGGTGGTCTCCTACAAGTTCCTGCGGTTCGACCTGACGCAGCCGAATGACAAGGTGCGCGCGGCGCTCGGTCTCGGCGAGGGCGAGGACGTCTACCGGCTGGAGCGGGTGCGGCTTTCGGACGGCCGCCCGATCAGCCTGGAAATCCGCCATATCCGGCGCGATCTCGGCCGCGGCATCACGGTGCGCGCGCTGGAGGAGATGGCCTTTATCGACATACTGCACCGCGAACTGGGCCTCAGCCCCGACAAGATCGTCGGCACGCTGACGGCGACCGCGGCAACGGAAAAACAGGCCGGCCTTCTCGCCATCCGTCCGGGCACCCCGCTCGTCCTTCGCGAGTACACCTTCTACGACGGTGACGACCAGCCGCTGACGCATGGCGAATCCTGCTATCGCAACGATGTCCGGTTCCAGTACACGAGCGGCGCCTGA
- a CDS encoding hydantoinase/oxoprolinase family protein — translation MLVGIDIGGTFTDVVALDPVNGRVFLHKLPSTNDNPAFAALLGLREILAQSGTDHARLEGVSHGTTVATNAVLQSRYARTALVTTKGFRDVLDIGRQRRPDLWDIDKDKPDPIAAPGDRFEIDERLDRNGDILKEPPAAEIAALVPWLRTAGVEAVAVCFLHAYASSRHEERIAGEIRRRLPGVYVCTSAEVVNEFREYERFCSTVVNASLLPVMDRYLAELEGGVRDLSGKAFLRVMQSSGGTMSATAAREKPINTFLSGPSAGVIGAVAVAAAAGQGDFITLDVGGTSADVCLVENGQSQLRLDQRIAGLPVKTPTVDVHTVGTGGGSIAWIDASGLLKVGPQSAGATPGPACYGRGGTMPTVSDANQVLGRLNPDTLLGGRLKVDWEAANGVISNLAGELNLSPTEAAFGVIRIANAQIVQAIRVISVERGHDPRDFALLAAGGGGPAQAAEVARELGIRKVIVPANPGLLCAYGLLHSRQRADFSRTRLIPVVDGASGAISDLRDDVLAEVGAWRLREGKAPDDFEIACFGDFRYGGQDSELQVEIGLGAIDEVVAASLRNAFHDAHEANYGYAARAQRVELVAIRIVATGRQPRYPADDLSAAGDGRPSATRSVWFEDTGWTDTPIYQRSSLIPGTRMDGPAIIEQMDTSTLVLPGMSFTLLASGVLVLEEAE, via the coding sequence GTGCTCGTTGGTATCGACATCGGCGGAACATTCACGGATGTGGTGGCGCTCGACCCCGTCAACGGTCGCGTCTTCCTCCACAAGCTCCCCTCGACCAACGACAATCCGGCGTTCGCCGCGCTCCTGGGCCTTCGCGAAATCCTCGCCCAGAGCGGCACCGACCATGCCCGGCTGGAAGGCGTCTCGCACGGTACGACCGTGGCGACCAATGCCGTGCTGCAGAGCCGCTACGCCCGGACCGCGCTGGTGACCACGAAGGGCTTTCGCGACGTCCTCGACATCGGCCGCCAGCGCCGGCCGGATCTCTGGGACATCGACAAGGACAAGCCCGATCCCATCGCCGCGCCCGGCGACCGTTTCGAGATCGACGAGCGGCTCGACCGCAACGGCGACATCCTGAAGGAGCCGCCGGCGGCCGAAATCGCGGCGCTCGTTCCGTGGCTCCGGACGGCCGGCGTCGAGGCAGTCGCGGTCTGCTTCCTGCATGCCTATGCAAGCAGCCGGCACGAGGAGCGGATCGCGGGCGAGATCCGCCGCCGCCTGCCGGGCGTCTATGTCTGCACGTCGGCGGAAGTGGTGAACGAGTTCCGCGAGTACGAGCGGTTCTGCTCCACGGTGGTCAATGCCAGCCTGCTGCCGGTCATGGACCGGTACCTGGCCGAGCTCGAAGGCGGCGTGCGCGACCTCTCCGGCAAGGCGTTCCTGAGGGTCATGCAGTCGAGCGGCGGCACCATGTCGGCGACGGCGGCTCGGGAAAAGCCGATCAACACCTTCCTGTCGGGTCCGTCGGCCGGCGTTATCGGCGCGGTCGCCGTGGCCGCGGCGGCCGGGCAGGGGGATTTCATCACCCTCGACGTCGGCGGCACCAGCGCCGATGTCTGCCTCGTGGAGAACGGGCAGTCGCAGCTCCGCCTCGACCAGCGCATCGCCGGCCTGCCGGTCAAGACCCCGACCGTCGATGTGCACACGGTCGGCACCGGCGGCGGCAGCATCGCCTGGATCGATGCGTCGGGCCTTCTCAAGGTCGGCCCGCAGAGCGCCGGCGCGACGCCCGGACCCGCCTGCTACGGCCGCGGCGGGACGATGCCGACCGTCTCCGATGCCAATCAGGTGCTCGGCCGGCTCAATCCGGACACCCTGCTCGGTGGCCGGCTGAAGGTCGACTGGGAGGCCGCCAACGGCGTTATCTCCAACCTTGCCGGAGAGCTGAACCTCAGCCCGACGGAAGCGGCGTTCGGCGTCATCCGGATCGCCAATGCCCAGATCGTCCAGGCCATTCGCGTCATTTCCGTTGAACGGGGCCACGACCCGCGCGACTTCGCGCTCTTGGCGGCCGGCGGCGGCGGGCCGGCCCAGGCGGCCGAAGTCGCCCGCGAACTCGGTATCAGGAAGGTCATCGTGCCGGCCAATCCCGGCCTTTTGTGCGCCTATGGCCTCCTGCATTCCCGGCAGCGGGCGGACTTCTCGAGGACGCGGCTGATCCCGGTCGTCGACGGCGCGTCCGGCGCGATCTCCGATTTGCGCGATGACGTGCTGGCCGAGGTCGGGGCGTGGCGGCTGCGCGAGGGCAAGGCGCCCGACGACTTCGAAATCGCCTGCTTCGGAGACTTCCGCTATGGCGGCCAGGATTCCGAACTGCAGGTCGAGATCGGCCTCGGCGCCATCGACGAGGTCGTCGCGGCGTCCCTGAGGAACGCCTTCCACGACGCCCATGAGGCGAACTACGGTTATGCCGCGCGGGCGCAGCGGGTCGAACTGGTCGCCATCCGCATCGTCGCGACCGGCCGGCAGCCGCGCTATCCCGCAGACGATCTCTCTGCTGCCGGCGACGGGCGCCCGTCCGCCACGAGATCCGTGTGGTTCGAAGACACCGGCTGGACCGACACGCCGATCTACCAGCGCAGCAGCCTGATCCCGGGAACGCGCATGGACGGCCCGGCGATCATCGAGCAGATGGACACCAGCACGCTCGTCTTGCCCGGCATGTCGTTCACGCTGCTTGCGAGCGGTGTCCTGGTTCTGGAGGAGGCCGAATGA
- a CDS encoding hydantoinase B/oxoprolinase family protein: MSAAETTAATPPASIDPIMTEVIYNQVLGAAEEMGTALARTAYSPNIKQRFDFSTAVIGLDGEVLAQAPRIPIHLGSMIGSVRELVRTRPLETLRPGDMFLANDPYNGGGQHLPDINVMAPVFFDDEPVAFVANIAHHADVGGMLAGSEAIACKTIFQEGIRFPTVQVMREGEIVEDILSIVALNSRTPDERRGDLLAQIAANQVGSRRVKECVAKFGAAATLGALTSYMNATETRFRSVLADIPDGTATVEDFLDPDVYAPERPVPIRLTLEKRGTDIFLDFAGSAEQLQSARNVPLGALHSTIYSVLKMLLDPGLAANSGYFRAIHISSPEGSVLNPNVGAAVGARALPCAVIGDVVARAISELVPERALSGCGPHHQIIFSGEREQPGQFWVNYETYAGALGARPYKDGTDAIRVHASGSSNLPVEALEQSYPLLIEEYALNPASAGEGQYRGGAGIIRSYRALADMRVTLAAERQTVPAKGLAGGEDGQPGTFILNPGTTGEEILYSALGEREIRAGEVISVQTPGAGGYGPKTARVSATKAGARPGRDT, encoded by the coding sequence ATGAGCGCGGCAGAGACGACGGCGGCGACACCGCCGGCAAGCATCGACCCCATCATGACGGAGGTCATCTACAACCAGGTCCTCGGTGCTGCCGAAGAGATGGGGACCGCGCTCGCGCGCACGGCCTATTCGCCGAACATCAAGCAGCGCTTCGACTTTTCCACCGCCGTCATCGGTCTCGATGGCGAAGTGCTGGCCCAGGCGCCGCGCATTCCGATCCATCTCGGCTCGATGATCGGGTCCGTGCGCGAACTCGTCCGGACGCGGCCACTGGAGACGCTGCGGCCGGGCGACATGTTCCTCGCCAACGACCCCTATAATGGCGGCGGCCAGCACCTTCCCGACATCAACGTCATGGCGCCGGTGTTCTTCGACGACGAACCCGTCGCCTTCGTTGCCAACATCGCGCACCACGCCGACGTCGGCGGCATGCTGGCGGGCAGCGAGGCGATCGCCTGCAAGACCATCTTCCAGGAAGGCATCCGGTTTCCGACCGTGCAGGTGATGCGCGAGGGAGAGATCGTGGAGGACATCCTGTCGATCGTTGCGCTGAACTCGCGCACGCCCGACGAACGCCGCGGCGACCTCCTCGCCCAGATCGCCGCCAACCAGGTGGGATCGCGCCGGGTCAAGGAGTGCGTCGCCAAGTTCGGCGCGGCGGCGACGCTCGGTGCCCTGACCAGCTACATGAACGCGACCGAGACCCGGTTCCGTTCGGTCCTTGCCGACATTCCCGACGGCACCGCGACGGTGGAGGATTTCCTCGATCCGGACGTCTACGCGCCGGAGCGGCCGGTGCCGATCCGCCTCACGCTGGAAAAGCGCGGCACCGACATCTTCCTCGATTTCGCCGGCTCGGCCGAGCAGTTGCAGAGCGCGCGCAACGTGCCGCTCGGGGCGCTCCATTCGACCATCTATTCGGTCCTCAAGATGCTGCTCGACCCTGGCCTTGCGGCCAATTCGGGCTATTTCCGCGCCATTCACATCTCCTCGCCCGAGGGCAGCGTCCTCAACCCGAATGTGGGGGCGGCCGTCGGCGCGCGCGCCCTGCCGTGCGCCGTCATCGGCGACGTCGTCGCCCGGGCGATCTCGGAACTGGTGCCGGAGCGGGCGCTCTCCGGCTGCGGCCCGCACCACCAGATCATCTTTTCCGGCGAACGCGAGCAGCCGGGCCAGTTCTGGGTCAATTACGAGACCTATGCCGGAGCGCTCGGCGCGCGTCCCTACAAGGACGGTACCGACGCGATCCGCGTCCATGCGTCGGGTTCCTCCAACCTGCCCGTGGAGGCGCTGGAGCAGTCCTATCCGCTCTTGATCGAGGAATACGCCCTCAACCCGGCATCGGCCGGCGAGGGCCAGTATCGCGGCGGCGCGGGCATCATTCGCAGCTACCGCGCGCTCGCCGACATGCGCGTCACCCTGGCGGCCGAGCGGCAGACGGTGCCCGCCAAGGGCCTTGCCGGCGGCGAGGACGGACAACCCGGAACCTTCATCCTCAATCCGGGAACGACAGGTGAGGAAATCCTCTACAGCGCCCTTGGAGAGCGGGAGATTCGGGCCGGCGAGGTGATCAGCGTGCAGACTCCGGGCGCTGGCGGATATGGCCCGAAAACCGCGCGCGTCAGCGCCACGAAGGCCGGTGCGCGGCCCGGACGAGACACCTGA
- a CDS encoding Bug family tripartite tricarboxylate transporter substrate binding protein produces MSFVDRIAHGTRCLVSAALFALPLAAAPVLASSGAEAADDFPSRPVNLVVSYGAGGGTDRQARMMAGFLEKKLGSSVVVQNMPGAGGQVAITAMLREEPDGYTIVATNEPDISMTVALRNAPYAREDVEVLAVDIVDPRLLLVQKDAPYETFDDFVKAAKENPGELSVAVNSGAVQEQFAKWLFKALDVDINFVGYKSGGETTAALLGGHVTSLVGDDFARFDVRDQTKALMIGSATGSPRWPEAKIMVDALKPYGVTPPTPDFLARHMVYMVPSALHEKYPARFQKLQDAITSLATDPEYQKLIKDQGAGDLTKMAPGSDYRDAFQKSLEALKATVAN; encoded by the coding sequence ATGAGTTTCGTTGATCGCATAGCGCACGGCACCAGGTGCCTGGTGTCGGCCGCGCTTTTCGCCCTGCCGCTTGCCGCCGCGCCGGTGCTGGCCTCGTCGGGTGCCGAGGCCGCCGACGACTTTCCCTCCCGTCCGGTCAACCTGGTCGTCAGCTACGGCGCCGGCGGCGGCACCGACCGCCAGGCCCGGATGATGGCCGGCTTCCTGGAAAAGAAGCTCGGCTCGTCCGTCGTCGTCCAGAACATGCCGGGTGCCGGCGGCCAGGTCGCGATCACCGCGATGCTGCGCGAAGAGCCGGACGGCTACACCATCGTTGCCACCAACGAACCGGACATCTCCATGACGGTCGCCCTGCGCAACGCGCCCTACGCCCGCGAGGACGTCGAAGTGCTGGCCGTCGACATCGTCGACCCGCGCCTCCTCCTGGTGCAGAAGGACGCCCCCTACGAGACCTTCGACGACTTCGTGAAGGCGGCCAAGGAAAATCCGGGCGAGCTCTCGGTCGCGGTCAATTCGGGCGCCGTCCAGGAGCAGTTCGCCAAGTGGCTGTTCAAGGCGCTCGATGTCGACATCAACTTCGTCGGCTACAAGTCCGGCGGCGAGACCACGGCAGCCCTGCTCGGCGGCCACGTCACCTCGCTGGTCGGCGATGATTTTGCCCGCTTCGACGTCCGCGACCAGACCAAGGCGCTGATGATCGGCTCCGCCACGGGCAGCCCGCGCTGGCCCGAGGCCAAGATCATGGTCGATGCACTGAAGCCCTACGGCGTGACGCCGCCGACCCCGGACTTCCTCGCCCGGCACATGGTCTATATGGTTCCTTCCGCGCTGCACGAGAAATACCCCGCGCGGTTCCAGAAACTGCAGGACGCCATCACCTCGCTGGCGACCGATCCGGAGTACCAGAAGCTGATCAAGGACCAGGGCGCCGGCGACCTGACCAAGATGGCTCCCGGCAGCGACTACCGCGACGCGTTCCAGAAGTCGCTGGAGGCCTTGAAGGCAACGGTCGCAAACTGA
- a CDS encoding tripartite tricarboxylate transporter permease, translating to MDALQQIATGALSILSFETIFWIILGSFLGMIVGAIPGLSSGMAVALLLPLTYALTPLNALIFLTCVYVAVTYGGSLSAILLNTPGAPENAATAFDGYPMAREGRAGEALGLAIAASALGGSISYLFLMGGIGYVADIALSFGPAELFLLALLGVLILSAVGTADPVKALISGALGLLIGTIGLVPTGESRATFGSLYLVEGVQIVPVLIGMLVITELLLMIDQDYIVDRDKMAGNRGVAGMFRGFRRALDYPVNLGRSTVIGIVIGLIPATGATLAALASYTITRRTSKDPESFGKGNPQGIVAAESANNACSGGALMTTLTLGVPGSVATAVLLGALTIHGLRPGPALVQQQGPLVYGLISAAILSQVFMVAIAGGLGHAFSGSLAIHTRILVPLLMIFSILGSYAGRNVSFDAYLMIGFGLLGYVMKKYGYLPVALVMGVMLGSIADNELVRVLQLFRSHWYRAFFERPIAFVLLVVLVSILARALYQGLFGRRRKPAD from the coding sequence ATGGACGCTCTTCAGCAGATCGCTACCGGCGCCCTCTCGATCCTGTCGTTCGAGACGATCTTCTGGATCATCCTCGGCAGCTTCCTCGGCATGATCGTCGGCGCCATCCCGGGCCTGTCGTCGGGCATGGCCGTGGCCTTGCTGCTGCCGCTGACCTACGCGCTGACGCCGCTCAACGCGCTGATCTTCCTCACCTGTGTCTATGTCGCCGTCACCTATGGCGGCTCGCTCTCGGCGATCCTTTTGAACACGCCCGGCGCCCCGGAAAACGCGGCGACCGCCTTCGACGGCTATCCGATGGCGAGGGAGGGCAGGGCCGGTGAGGCGCTCGGCCTTGCCATTGCAGCGTCGGCACTCGGCGGCTCGATCTCCTACCTGTTCCTGATGGGCGGCATCGGCTATGTCGCCGATATTGCTCTCAGCTTCGGGCCGGCCGAGCTCTTTCTGCTGGCCCTCCTCGGCGTCCTCATCCTCAGTGCGGTCGGCACCGCCGATCCGGTCAAGGCGCTGATCTCCGGCGCGCTCGGGCTTCTCATCGGGACGATCGGGCTGGTGCCGACGGGCGAATCCCGGGCGACCTTCGGCAGCCTCTATCTCGTCGAAGGCGTCCAGATCGTCCCGGTTCTGATCGGCATGCTGGTGATCACCGAACTCCTGTTGATGATCGACCAGGACTATATCGTCGACCGGGATAAGATGGCCGGGAACCGCGGCGTGGCGGGGATGTTCCGCGGGTTCCGGCGCGCGCTCGACTATCCCGTCAACCTCGGCCGGTCGACCGTCATCGGCATCGTCATCGGGCTGATCCCGGCGACGGGGGCCACCCTTGCGGCCCTTGCCTCCTACACCATCACGCGGCGCACATCGAAGGACCCGGAAAGCTTCGGCAAGGGCAATCCGCAGGGCATCGTGGCAGCCGAATCCGCCAACAACGCCTGCTCGGGCGGCGCGCTGATGACGACGCTCACCCTCGGCGTGCCGGGCAGCGTCGCGACGGCGGTGCTGCTCGGGGCGCTCACCATCCACGGCCTGCGGCCCGGACCGGCGCTGGTGCAGCAGCAGGGCCCGCTGGTCTACGGCCTGATCTCGGCGGCGATCCTGTCGCAGGTCTTCATGGTGGCGATCGCCGGCGGGCTCGGCCACGCCTTTTCCGGCTCGCTCGCCATCCACACCCGGATCCTCGTCCCGCTCTTGATGATCTTTTCCATCCTCGGCAGCTATGCCGGGCGCAATGTGAGCTTCGATGCCTATCTGATGATCGGCTTCGGCCTCCTCGGCTACGTGATGAAGAAATACGGCTACCTGCCCGTTGCCCTGGTGATGGGCGTGATGCTGGGCTCGATCGCCGACAACGAGCTGGTGCGCGTCCTGCAATTGTTCCGCTCGCACTGGTATCGCGCCTTCTTCGAGCGGCCGATCGCCTTCGTCCTCCTGGTCGTCCTGGTCTCCATTCTGGCAAGGGCGCTCTATCAGGGCCTGTTCGGTCGGCGCAGAAAGCCGGCCGATTGA